The window ATGATTGAAATTCCATCCAAAGGAGAGTGTGCCATGTTTTCCAAATGAGCTGGAATAGGTGCGTTCCAAGGTTAGAGGGGTCGAGGAGGGGATCACAAAATCCATATCGTGTTGCACAAAATCGCCTGTGACCACATTCACCATCCCCGCAACGATTCCACTCGGCAGGCCTAAAAGGTTGGCAAAAGAAATGCGGCCATCACTGTCATCC of the Parachlamydia acanthamoebae genome contains:
- a CDS encoding DUF6531 domain-containing protein, which translates into the protein DDSDGRISFANLLGLPSGIVAGMVNVVTGDFVQHDMDFVIPSSTPLTLERTYSSSFGKHGTLSFGWNFNHYKALNVHLMGEKWYELGLNEGMGAIAKFEGHRPIAKCKISPD